The segment ATCTGGGCGGCAAGTGAAACATCGAGGGCACTAATTGGCTCATCAGCAATTATTATCTCCGGATCAAGTATAAGAGCCCTTGCTATCGATATTCTCTGCCGCTGACCACCGGAAAATTGATGCGGATATCTATGGATGTGATCCTCTTCAAGTCCCACTTTTTTAATCGTATTACTAATTATCTCTGTAATTTTAGTTTTATCCTTTGTGATATGCTCTTTTAAAATATCCGAAAAGGATGAGTGAATCGTTAATCTTGGATTCAGACTGGAGTAAGGATCCTGAAAGATCATCTGAACATTTCTTCGGTATTCCCTATAGATCTTCTTATCTGAAATGGGTAACCCTTTGTATCTTACCTCTCCTTTATCTGGTTTTATGATATCAGCCAATATCCTGGCAAGTGTGGTTTTACCACTGCCTGATTCCCCCACAATACCAAGGCAAACACCTTTTTTTAGCGACAAAGATATATTATTCAGAGCATAGATATATTCTTTAGAGCTTTTTAAAAAAGTATCGAAAAGTTTAAAACGTTTTGTTATGTTATCCGCCTTAAGAAGTAGCATGATCTATTTCTTGGGGACGGTTTTAATCACCACAGAGTTGTTTGTGAGGATTTCTTTAAATACCCTTAAGATATCTTCATCTGTGGTTTTATTTATATTTTCTATGAAATTTTTATAATAATTTTCCATTCCGAGGGTATAGGAGTAACCGATATCCTCTGCCTCCGCCGATGCCTTTTCTCTTCTGAAGATCACTGTACTTTTTAATCTATTTCTGGCAGATTCCAATTCAGTTTTTGGGATACCATTGTTTAATATGTTGGAAAAAATATTCATGATCTCCCTATCGACTTTTGTCTCTTTACCAGGTTCGCAGGTATAAAATACCAGAAATGTGCCCCCATACTTCAGGCCGGAATATCCACCGAATACGGAGTTTACAAGCCCTTTTTCATTTTTTAGTGTTTTATTTAGTATAGACATCTCACCACCGGATAAGATCTCTTCCAAAAGATCCAATGCGTATATATCCTTTTCATTGATTTTAGGGGCAGGATAGGCTATGAGACCGTATACCTGATTTACATCTTTTTTGAAAAACTTTTCAACATGATCTGGCAGCTTTTTTTGATCAAAAACTAAATGTTCTCCATGCGGGACATCTCTTTTCTTATTGAAATATTTTTCTGCAAGTGCGAAAGCTTTGCTTTTGTCTATATCACCCACAATTGCAAGGGTCATATTGTGGGGGTGGTAGTATTTTTTATAGTAGTCCATAAGTTTCTGATGGTTAAAAGATCTTACGTTGTCTTCTGTGCCGATGATCTCCATGCTGTAGCTTGTATTTTGATGTATCGTTTCCGCAAGGGTTGTCCACATATCGTATGTGGGATCGTCATATTTCCTTTTGATCTCCTCAATGACGACAGGTTTTTCTTTTTCTATCTCATCATCCAAAAAGAGAGCGTCAAATACCATCTCGCTGATAACTTTAAAAGCAACTTCGACATTTTCAGTGGGAATGGTGATATAGTAAAAAGTATAATCTTTACTGGTTGCTGCATTCATCTGACCACCATTTGCTTCAACTATGCTATCGATCTCGTCTGGTCTGAAGCTTTTTGTCCCTTTAAACACCATATGCTCCAAAAAGTGTGATATACCATTGATCTCTTTAGTTTCATTTCTTGAGCCGGTGTTCATCCATAGCTGCACAGAAGTGATTTTTATGTTTGGTATGTTGTTATAAACCACTTTCACATCATTACTCAATTTAAATTCTTCGCTCGCAAACAGATTAACCCCCAAAAAGTTTATTATAAAACCCAACAGCAAGATTTTAAAAAACTTCATCTTTTTCACCTTCTATCATATCTGTACTATTTTATCAAGGGATTCGAGTATCACATTATAAGGTATTAGTGAGTATGAATCCCCTTCCTCTAAGGATTTTACAAAATTGAAATAGTTCGAAAAGAAGAGTTTCTCTTTTTTTACTATATTCTTATACCACTCTGACTCAAGGGTAACTTTGTGGGCAAACTTTTTTTGAAGTATTTTTATCTTCTTTAAGAGGTTGTCTTTATTCACATTATCCCAGTGATCCTTTGGTTTTAGATCTTTTATCCTGTTGGTAATTATCTTGAAATTTAATACCTCTGACATCTGATAATAATTTTTAATCAAAAGTTCTATATCAAGGGATTCTTTTACCACCACTTCAAAAAGATCAAACACAGGTTTGCTGAATTTTATCCGGCTTACTTCGTATGCGAGATTGGATGGCAATCCTTTTGATATCAGATCCTGTTCGAATGCTCTGAATATTTTTTTGAAATCCCCTCCCGGGGTATCCCCTATTTTTTGAAGCATTTTAATAAAAAGGTCTTTATTGTTTTGTAACATTTCAAAGTTTGTATCATTTAGCATCCACTCTGTGGCAACCGCAAGTGTTTTTTCTATTTCAATAAAAGCAGTGTAAGTGGTTGATGTGGATTTTTTTGCGTCTAATTGATCAAGTCTATTCCGTAATTCAGATAGATTAAAGAGCTCTTCCGCCTGAAAATATCGTAGCATTATTTTATAAAAATCTTTTCCGTAGAGATTGTGGAGATTTAAATAATTTACAAAACCAAATTGGTTTACAAATTTATTCACCATCACGGTGGCTAAAATCTCTTTAATCAATTTGTGTTCATAAATTGAGTGTCCATACTTTTCAAGCAATGTTTTTGGATAATAGGATTCATATAGTTTTTTTAATATAGGCTCATTGATATCTACATCTTCTAATATTTGATCAAACAGGAAAAGCTTGGTGTAAGCCATCAATACTGCCAGTTCTGGACGGGTTATCCCTCTATTTTCTTTAATAAATTCTATCTTCTCAATTTCAAAATTTAATAATCCTATATTTTTAAGATAGTTTGCAGCTTCTATATATGGAAGTATATTATTTTCTGCGTTTATTGCCTCTATACTTAATATTCTTGATTGCTCAAAGTTGTCCTTTAATACAAGGTCAGCCACTTCATCCGTCAAATCTGATATTAGCCTGTTTCTCTCTTTTAGATCTTTTATCTCTTTTGTTTTCATAAGGTGTGACAGAAGTATTTTAAGGTTTACCTCATGGTCAGACATATCTACACCGGCGGAGTTATCAACGGCGTCGGTATTAATTTTTCCACCTAAAAGTGCAAATTTTATTCTACCTTTCTGGGTAAAACCGAGATTACCACCTTCACCAATAACTTTTACCTGTAGCTCCTCTGCATTGATTCTTACATTATCGTTTAGCTTATCACCCACCTCAGCATTTGATTCAGATGAGTCCTTAACATATGTTCCAATTCCACCATTCCAGAGCAATTCTGCGTTGCATTTCAGTATCATTTTTATCAGCTCTTCACCGGTAGCAAAATTTTTATCCGTTTTAAACATTGCTTTCATCTCTGGGGACAATTCTATTTTTTTAGCTGATCTTTCGAAGATTCCACCACCTTTCGAAATTAAGTTTTGATTGTAGTCGCTCCAGGCGGATTTTGGAAGCTTAAATAGTCTTAGTCGTTCGTTGAAGCTTGTTGCTGGATCGGGATCAGGATCGATAAATATGTGCATATGATTGAAGGCGGCTATCAACTTTATCTGTTTTGACAGAAGCATCCCATTTCCAAAAACGTCACCGGACATGTCCCCTATACCGATTACGGTAAAAGGTTCCCTCTGGATATCTTTTCCCATCTCTCTGAAATGTCTTTTTACAGATTCCCATGCCCCTTTTGCGGTTATACCGACTTTTTTATGGTCATAACCTGCACTTCCTCCAGATGCAAAAGCATCACCTAGCCAGAAACCATAGTCGATGGAAACAGAATTCGCGATATCGCTGAAGGTTGCCGTTCCTTTATCTGCAGCAACGACCAGGTATGGATCGTTTTCGTCATAAATAACAACATTCTGGGGGTGAACAACTTTCTTACCCACATAGTTATCCGTAATATCCAGAAGTCCTCTAATGAGAGTTTTGTATTGCTCTATTACATGAATTTTATCAAGATTGCTATCATCAAATCTTTTTTTAACTATGAAACCACCCTTAGACCCCACAGGAACTATCACTGTGTTTTTTACCATCTGGGTTTTCATGAGACCAAGGATTTCGGTTCTAAAATCGTCATGTCGATCGCTGAATCTAAGTCCACCTCTTGCTACTTTTCCACCCCTCAGGTGAATACCTTCCATATTAGAGCTGTGTACGTATATTTCATAGAGAGGTTTTGGATCTGGGAGAATATTAAGTGTTTTGGATGATATTTTAAAAGATATATAGTTTTTAGTGGGGTTTATGAAGAAGTTTGTCCTTATCATATTTTTTAGAATATCCATGAAACATCTTAAGATTCTATCCTCCACCACAGATTTTACAGATTCTATTTTAGTTGTTATTTCATCCGCAATTTTTTCTGTAAATCTTTTTTGAATTGATGGGTTGAATTTTTCTGAAAAGTATTCAATGAAAAGTTTTGAAATTTCTGGATTATTTAGTAGTGCGTCATCTATGGTATTTCTTTTGAAATTTGAATTTATCTGCTCAAGATAGTTTCTGATGGATCTTAAAAGGTCAACTTCTCTGTAATTCAGTTGGGAAGTTATGATGAGTTTGTTTAACCTGTCATTTTCTACGTTGTCAAGGATAACGTTTTCCACAAGTTCGGGTAGAGACTGTTTAAAATTTTCGTAAAACTGTTTTGCATCTTCTATGCAATCAAGGTAGATGCTATGGATATATGAGCAGGTATGCTCTTCTGATTTAATTTCAAAGATATCCTCTTCATTTACTTTTAACCCTATGTTATCCACAATTGGCATTATATCCGTAAGAAGCATCCTCTGTTTTTTGTATATTTTTATGATTAGCTTGTTGTTTTCTATGTATAAAGATGAATAAACATTACCAGTGGATAATTTCTTCAGATTATTTATGTCAAATACAGCTTCGTAAGGGGAGCATTTCACTTTATAGTTTTCAGGGAAGAGGTTAACGTTTGTGTCATATACTTTGTCTGCTTCATATCCTGGAAGTTCTTCAGATAATATATTGTAAAATTCTTCTTCCCACCCTTTTATCAGTTCTGAAATTACAGATTTTAGCTTATTTTCATCCACTTTTGTTATCAACTCTTTTGCATAGAGATTGAAGTGTATAAAATTATACCCGTGTTCATCATGCCTTACGGAAATATCCAGTGTTTTTGCCGTAAAGAGCTTTTCAAAGGATTCTTTCAGATCATTTACCAGCTCAGATGAGTATTTTTCATAAGGGATGGCAAGAAAGATATATAGATTTTTCTGTGGTGAAAATGTCTTATAATAAAGTCTTATCTGATTTTTCCCCTGTATGCTGAATATCGTTTTCATTATCTCTATGATGGTTTTTTCATCAAAATTAAAGATCTCTATCTTTGGAAAAGACTCAATTATATCGATTAGCCATTTGTGGTCGTGAGATCCGTTAACAAAATTAAAATGCTCTACAACCTTTTTTATTTTATTCTTTATGATAGAGATTTCAAATGGGCTTGATTTGAGGGCATCTTTGGTGAATACACCTATTATGGAGATGATACTTAAATTATCTTTTTCACCAGTTATCAATATTATCCTATCATAATTTTTTCTCTTTTTCACCTTCGACTTATAGATTGCCTTATCCACTACGATAGGATAATTGTCCAGGGTCAGTATTTTGTTATTTTTTACAGCTTTTATGATGGATGGGATAAGTTTCGTTGTTCTATTAAATTTGTATACCCCCATCTGATCCAGGGAAAATTCGTTATCACTCTTTATGTTACTTATGATTCTAACCCCCTGAATTATAAACTTGTCACTGATAAGCCAGCTTATAAAATCTGATGTTTCGGTGCTTAGCCCCTGGTATCTTTGTTCCAGCTGTTTCAAAAAGCCCAACATCTTAGGGTAATCATCCACTACTATTAAAACATTTTCGTAGATATCTTCCACTTCTGCTTTTATCTTTTCAAGCTCTTCATTTGAGATATTAGATATAAAGATCACCACAAACGATTCATTTGAGGAACCTATATATGGCTCACCGATATCGATGACCTCACCTTTGTTATTTCTCTTGATGCTTAAAATTGGATGAATGATAAACTGCTGATTAAGGTTGATCTCATAGAAATACTCCCTCAGGCTATCCACCAGAAAAGGTCTATCATCGGTGATTAATGTTAGTATTGAGAAATTTCCAATGATGAATTTATCTGTAATGCCATTGAAGCTATTTATGTAATATCTCTTTTTTTTGCGATCCTGTAGATTTTTATAAAGTTCAAGAAGGAAGTTTCGTAGATCTTCTCCATTTAAATGGGATATGAGGTTATCAGGGAGTTTATTTATCATAATCCTGGAAAAATTAAAAAAATTATCTTCCCTTTTAACCTTTTCAGGAAATAGTGATTCTATTAAACTCACCTTGTTGTTTCTGGAAAAATCCTCTGTAAGATCATTGTGTGTTAAAAAAGAAATATTTAGCATAATATGCTCCTGATATATATTTATTATACTTTAGCTACCCCTGACTTGTATGCTTCCTCTTCCACAGCTTTTGCTACTTCTTCATGAACTTTTATGTTTAATATGTTTGGTACCAGATCTCCGTGTATTGTGTGATTGGCT is part of the Calditerrivibrio nitroreducens DSM 19672 genome and harbors:
- a CDS encoding NAD-glutamate dehydrogenase domain-containing protein codes for the protein MLNISFLTHNDLTEDFSRNNKVSLIESLFPEKVKREDNFFNFSRIMINKLPDNLISHLNGEDLRNFLLELYKNLQDRKKKRYYINSFNGITDKFIIGNFSILTLITDDRPFLVDSLREYFYEINLNQQFIIHPILSIKRNNKGEVIDIGEPYIGSSNESFVVIFISNISNEELEKIKAEVEDIYENVLIVVDDYPKMLGFLKQLEQRYQGLSTETSDFISWLISDKFIIQGVRIISNIKSDNEFSLDQMGVYKFNRTTKLIPSIIKAVKNNKILTLDNYPIVVDKAIYKSKVKKRKNYDRIILITGEKDNLSIISIIGVFTKDALKSSPFEISIIKNKIKKVVEHFNFVNGSHDHKWLIDIIESFPKIEIFNFDEKTIIEIMKTIFSIQGKNQIRLYYKTFSPQKNLYIFLAIPYEKYSSELVNDLKESFEKLFTAKTLDISVRHDEHGYNFIHFNLYAKELITKVDENKLKSVISELIKGWEEEFYNILSEELPGYEADKVYDTNVNLFPENYKVKCSPYEAVFDINNLKKLSTGNVYSSLYIENNKLIIKIYKKQRMLLTDIMPIVDNIGLKVNEEDIFEIKSEEHTCSYIHSIYLDCIEDAKQFYENFKQSLPELVENVILDNVENDRLNKLIITSQLNYREVDLLRSIRNYLEQINSNFKRNTIDDALLNNPEISKLFIEYFSEKFNPSIQKRFTEKIADEITTKIESVKSVVEDRILRCFMDILKNMIRTNFFINPTKNYISFKISSKTLNILPDPKPLYEIYVHSSNMEGIHLRGGKVARGGLRFSDRHDDFRTEILGLMKTQMVKNTVIVPVGSKGGFIVKKRFDDSNLDKIHVIEQYKTLIRGLLDITDNYVGKKVVHPQNVVIYDENDPYLVVAADKGTATFSDIANSVSIDYGFWLGDAFASGGSAGYDHKKVGITAKGAWESVKRHFREMGKDIQREPFTVIGIGDMSGDVFGNGMLLSKQIKLIAAFNHMHIFIDPDPDPATSFNERLRLFKLPKSAWSDYNQNLISKGGGIFERSAKKIELSPEMKAMFKTDKNFATGEELIKMILKCNAELLWNGGIGTYVKDSSESNAEVGDKLNDNVRINAEELQVKVIGEGGNLGFTQKGRIKFALLGGKINTDAVDNSAGVDMSDHEVNLKILLSHLMKTKEIKDLKERNRLISDLTDEVADLVLKDNFEQSRILSIEAINAENNILPYIEAANYLKNIGLLNFEIEKIEFIKENRGITRPELAVLMAYTKLFLFDQILEDVDINEPILKKLYESYYPKTLLEKYGHSIYEHKLIKEILATVMVNKFVNQFGFVNYLNLHNLYGKDFYKIMLRYFQAEELFNLSELRNRLDQLDAKKSTSTTYTAFIEIEKTLAVATEWMLNDTNFEMLQNNKDLFIKMLQKIGDTPGGDFKKIFRAFEQDLISKGLPSNLAYEVSRIKFSKPVFDLFEVVVKESLDIELLIKNYYQMSEVLNFKIITNRIKDLKPKDHWDNVNKDNLLKKIKILQKKFAHKVTLESEWYKNIVKKEKLFFSNYFNFVKSLEEGDSYSLIPYNVILESLDKIVQI
- a CDS encoding M16 family metallopeptidase yields the protein MKFFKILLLGFIINFLGVNLFASEEFKLSNDVKVVYNNIPNIKITSVQLWMNTGSRNETKEINGISHFLEHMVFKGTKSFRPDEIDSIVEANGGQMNAATSKDYTFYYITIPTENVEVAFKVISEMVFDALFLDDEIEKEKPVVIEEIKRKYDDPTYDMWTTLAETIHQNTSYSMEIIGTEDNVRSFNHQKLMDYYKKYYHPHNMTLAIVGDIDKSKAFALAEKYFNKKRDVPHGEHLVFDQKKLPDHVEKFFKKDVNQVYGLIAYPAPKINEKDIYALDLLEEILSGGEMSILNKTLKNEKGLVNSVFGGYSGLKYGGTFLVFYTCEPGKETKVDREIMNIFSNILNNGIPKTELESARNRLKSTVIFRREKASAEAEDIGYSYTLGMENYYKNFIENINKTTDEDILRVFKEILTNNSVVIKTVPKK
- a CDS encoding ABC transporter ATP-binding protein: MLLLKADNITKRFKLFDTFLKSSKEYIYALNNISLSLKKGVCLGIVGESGSGKTTLARILADIIKPDKGEVRYKGLPISDKKIYREYRRNVQMIFQDPYSSLNPRLTIHSSFSDILKEHITKDKTKITEIISNTIKKVGLEEDHIHRYPHQFSGGQRQRISIARALILDPEIIIADEPISALDVSLAAQILNLLKILKNEGKTIILIAHDLAVVKFICDEIIVLKKGELVEQGTNFEIFNNPKSQYTKNLINASLMKEERVAFSS